The sequence below is a genomic window from bacterium.
GGATGACTTGGGAAATTGCAATAGGTAAAAAATCCATCTTAGAATTTCTGGAATTTCTTTGTCCTTTAGTTAGGGATTTACAAAGAATGGGTATGGAAAGGTTCTACCAAATAAGAAGGAATATTTTTATGGAAAATTGGGAGAAATGGAAAAGACTTATTATAAATGCAAAGCAGATTGACATAATGGGAAATAATCTTAGACAAAATTGGGCCAGTGAGGAATTCATCAAACTTCTTGAGGAGAAGCTTAAAAAGAAAGATTGTAAATTCAGATTTTTGCTCTTTGATCCAAATGCAGAGATTGCTAAACAAAGAGAATCTGATGAGGAAGGAGAGGAAGGAATACTTTCTAATCTTGTCAAAGATACATTGAAGAGATATAAAGATATATGGAATAAACTAAATGATGAATCAAAGGAGTTTTTCAAGATAAAATTGGTTAATAGGTCAAATATCTATTGTTATATAGTCAGAATCGACGATAAAATGGTGATAGCAAATTATTATAGGCATGTGAAAGGAGGTGGTGCTCCAGCAATGGAAATATATGACAGTAATCTATTTTTATTTAAATTTTTTTCTGATGAATTTGAAAAGATGTGGGAAATAAGTAAAGATTGGAATTGGGAATTATGAAACGAGGCTGAACCTAAATTTAGTATTCCTAGGTTATGAAAATTATAAAAGGGCTTATTTTCTTTTTTTCCTTTCTTTTGGTTGTAATAGTTTTTGCAAGTATTACCCTTTTTATATTGGAAAGAAAAGAAAGTAGGGTAGATGTGCCTGATTTACAAGGCAAGGACATAATTTCAGCAAGGGGGATATTGGAGAAGAATAGATTAAGGATAGTAGAAGAGAGCTCATATCACAATACAATCCCAAAGGATTATGTAATTAGTCAGAAACCAGAGTCAGGAGAAAAGATAAGAAAGGGAGAAAAGGTAAGGGTTGTAATAAGCCTTGGGATGCCAAATGTTTCCATTCCAAGGCTAATTGGAAAAGACCTTTACTCTGCCAAGATAATCCTTTCAGAAAAAGGTCTTGCATTAGGAAATATTACATATATAAATTCAGACAAACCAAAGGATATAGTTTTAGGATTTAAAGGAGATAAGGAGGAAATAAGAGAGGGAGATAAGGTTAATCTTCTTGTATCATGTGGAAAAAAACAAGGCTCTCTCCTTATGCCAGAGCTTTTAGGTCTTTCCCTTGATGTTGCAAGTTCTACATTAAAAGAATATAATCTTGTATTAGGGCAGGTTCTATTAGAGCCAGGAACAGAGGGTGTTGTTTTAAAGCAAAGCCCAATTTTTGGAATTGCGGTTAATGAGGGAACAAAGGTAGATATCACCTTGGGAATAGAGGAGGAGTAAAGATTGCGAATTTAAAAAATTGGGTATCTATTTCAAATGACCAAAATCCAAAACAATATAAAAGG
It includes:
- a CDS encoding PASTA domain-containing protein, whose protein sequence is MKIIKGLIFFFSFLLVVIVFASITLFILERKESRVDVPDLQGKDIISARGILEKNRLRIVEESSYHNTIPKDYVISQKPESGEKIRKGEKVRVVISLGMPNVSIPRLIGKDLYSAKIILSEKGLALGNITYINSDKPKDIVLGFKGDKEEIREGDKVNLLVSCGKKQGSLLMPELLGLSLDVASSTLKEYNLVLGQVLLEPGTEGVVLKQSPIFGIAVNEGTKVDITLGIEEE
- a CDS encoding DUF5919 domain-containing protein translates to MKKEKIFVVTTRICFLFGLFLLFIAGIVGLFLKEIPFLVNILLNLGMSLTTGSLLGMTWEIAIGKKSILEFLEFLCPLVRDLQRMGMERFYQIRRNIFMENWEKWKRLIINAKQIDIMGNNLRQNWASEEFIKLLEEKLKKKDCKFRFLLFDPNAEIAKQRESDEEGEEGILSNLVKDTLKRYKDIWNKLNDESKEFFKIKLVNRSNIYCYIVRIDDKMVIANYYRHVKGGGAPAMEIYDSNLFLFKFFSDEFEKMWEISKDWNWEL